In a single window of the Fusarium falciforme chromosome 3, complete sequence genome:
- a CDS encoding AN1-type domain-containing protein has translation MFPYWACAIAGCPNAAAIDIGGCERCQSMYCSHHVDSIHHTCEDTPLDSDELIAAKTAELTALSNKINHGALVRLATELSGGKPCQLNEQDPMGCHMMGDRHIHLQLIFEDGTVWLARIPRETYRSFDNQLGNEILASECATLRWLESVDVPAPRLHGYGLYDDPQNKVGVAFMLIDKMPGRPFNTLSASEEQKTKVLGQWADILCTLSSHPFQESGSLRFDNDGTIKVGPMVSDKTAMLPCMGPFQHAKDLYSSWAVAYLRIITEGQLFSDFALDAYIMFKYILRQVKTGPWLDRWRDLNSGPFFLKHPDDEGSHVLVDDEFQITGVIDWTFARIVPTFETFGPSLISADNDDLFFGEVGLTNEDMILGLELRRRGSPFCFFQSDEIRRLLFGLGMAMSFVYEEAIGAFQGLVATFEGQPLDWDKWWHASLIEWKDDPFVSAHSQEISTRLLNSIPEVPRFASCSYLYCTRSSVRGRRCHSCWNDLCAIHILPRYHLCLLDNYMLDDDEETEAHMEVEALLTQVNAYQLLRVASSLRHGKRCMFFPGNYIGRGSMMGSSNYHVWILFEDRVTWLARIPRDATFADTPSDLAEYIVESEYATLKWLGGLTFPTPRAHGYGLASDPDNLVGVSYVLEDAMPGQPFNPRLATDQQKTHVYNQYARILIEISRHPRTQAFSLVPRDGMIKQGPIASNRDRTLEKHGPFHTSRDYFTSTAEHQLRLIADGQLYPEYPKEAFVFYRMLRDRVAPILATPPSRIGGFYLKHADDMGDHLLVDKNYNITAVIDWQYARFVPPREAFGPSLFTANLGNLNRGVAGLYVDDKLLSTCLRRQGRADLADLARGSELSRRFHLGLSSGFEKPEISRLIRAVLCLLDGREAPRSGVRAWVEQEWACAVGDPWREKTMKLVQDIEKAKLEEA, from the exons ATGTTTCCCTATTGGGCTTGCGCCATTGCCGGATGCCCAAACGCTGCAGCTATCGATATCGGAGGTTGTGAGCGATGCCAGTCCATGTACTGCTCACACCATGTTGATTCGATCCACCACACGTGCGAG GATACGCCCCTGGATAGTGACGAATTGATCGCTGCCAAGACGGCAGAGTTGACGGCGCTGAGCAACAAGATCAACCATGGTGCTCTCGTCCGGCTCGCAACAGAGCTTTCTGGAGGCAAACCATGTCAACTCAACGAACAAGACCCCATGGGCTGCCACATGATGGGTGATAGACACATCCATCTCCAGTTGATCTTTGAAGACGGGACTGTTTGGCTTGCCAGAATTCCTCGAGAGACATACCGGTCTTTTGACAATCAACTTGGCAACGAAATTCTGGCTAGCGAATGCGCAACACTCCGATGGCTCGAGTCTGTCGATGTACCTGCACCACGTCTACATGGGTACGGTCTCTACGATGACCCGCAGAACAAGGTTGGCGTTGCCTTTATGCTAATCGACAAGATGCCTGGACGACCCTTCAACACTCTCTCAGCCTCCGAGGAGCAAAAGACCAAAGTTTTGGGTCAATGGGCAGATATTCTCTGCACTCTGAGCTCGCACCCTTTTCAAGAGTCGGGATCCTTGAGGTTCGACAATGACGGAACAATCAAAGTCGGTCCCATGGTGAGCGACAAGACGGCAATGCTACCTTGTATGGGCCCGTTCCAACATGCCAAGGACCTCTATAGCTCCTGGGCTGTTGCATACCTCAGGATCATCACTGAAGGGCAACTATTTTCCGATTTCGCTCTTGATGCATACATCATGTTCAAGTACATTCTGCGACAGGTCAAGACTGGGCCTTGGCTCGACAGATGGAGAGATCTCAACTCGGGCCCCTTTTTCCTCAAGCACCCCGACGATGAAGGCAGCCACGTCCTTGTCGACGACGAATTTCAAATCACGGGCGTCATTGATTGGACTTTTGCGAGAATAGTCCCGACATTCGAGACTTTTGGCCCTTCACTCATCTCTGCAGACAATGACGATCTATTCTTTGGCGAGGTCGGACTGACCAACGAGGACATGATCTTGGGCCTAGAACTACGACGCCGTGGATCACCGTTCTGCTTCTTTCAGTCCGATGAGATACGCCGACTTCTGTTTGGCTtggggatggcgatgagcttTGTATACGAGGAGGCCATCGGCGCATTTCAAGGCTTGGTTGCCACCTTTGAAGGCCAGCCTCTCGATTGGGACAAGTGGTGGCATGCAAGTTTGATCGAGTGGAAGGATGACCCTTTCGTATCCGCCCATTCCCAAGAGATTTCAACTCGACTCTTGAATTCTATCCCCGAGGTCCCTCGCTTCGCTTCATGCTCATACCTATACTGCACTCGATCAAGTGTCCGTGGACGAAGATGCCATTCTTGTTGGAACGACTTATGTGCTATTCATATACTTCCCCGGTACCATCTTTGTCTTCTAGACAACTAC ATgctcgatgatgacgaggagacgGAAGCGCACATGGAGGTCGAGGCTCTCCTTACCCAAGTGAATGCGTATCAGCTTTTGCGAGTTGCCAGTTCTCTCCGTCACGGTAAACGCTGCATGTTTTTCCCCGGAAACTACATTGGACGTGGTTCAATGATGGGTTCTTCGAATTACCATGTCTGGATTCTGTTTGAAGACAGAGTCACATGGCTCGCTCGAATACCTCGGGACGCGACCTTTGCAGACACTCCCTCCGACCTTGCTGAGTACATAGTCGAGAGCGAATACGCTACACTCAAATGGTTGGGTGGTCTCACATTTCCTACCCCAAGGGCTCACGGGTATGGGCTCGCTTCCGATCCTGACAACCTAGTCGGCGTGAGTTATGTCCTCGAAGATGCCATGCCAGGGCAGCCATTCAACCCTCGCCTGGCCACCGACCAACAAAAGACACATGTCTATAACCAATACGCGAGGATTCTTATCGAAATTAGCCGCCATCCTCGAACACAAGCCTTCTCCCTCGTCCCACGCGACGGAATGATCAAGCAAGGACCCATCGCGAGCAATCGGGATCGTACACTTGAAAAACATGGGCCTTTCCACACATCGCGGGACTATTTTACCTCGACCGCAGAGCACCAGCTACGCTTAATTGCGGACGGACAGCTCTACCCGGAGTATCCCAAAGAGGCATTTGTGTTTTACCGGATGCTGAGAGATCGAGTCGCTCCCATATTAGCAACCCCCCCGTCGCGCATTGGCGGGTTCTACTTGAAGCACGCTGACGATATGGGGGATCATCTACTTGTCGACAAGAACTACAACATCACTGCCGTCATTGATTGGCAGTATGCGCGCTTTGTTCCACCGCGGGAGGCGTTTGGGCCTTCTTTGTTCACGGCCAACCTTGGCAACCTAAATAGAGGGGTTGCAGGTCTTTATGTAGATGACAAGCTTCTCTCTACGTGCCTGAGGCGTCAGGGCAGGGCAGATCTTGCAGACTTGGCGAGAGGGAGTGAGCTTTCTCGCCGgttccatctcggcctctccTCAGGGTTTGAAAAGCCTGAGATCTCACGGTTGATCAGAGCTGTGCTTTGCTTGCTCGATGGCAGAGAGGCACCGAGATCGGGGGTTAGAGCTTGGGTGGAGCAGGAGTGGGCCTGCGCTGTTGGAGATCCTTGGCGTGAGAAGACGATGAAGCTGGTTCAGGACATTGAGAAAGCAAAGCTTGAAGAGGCATGA
- a CDS encoding SRR1 domain-containing protein → MPSQDKPDTQEWTHVTRKSRKSRPKKVSSHTHINSLPITPRTDNLRSPSDLESDYHRIRERWEAEPPCSRLRELVSEKTSHLKAVSRAVNLGVGTFDPVDGSWEAKRSAFVQLAAFLIMVEELEKITGRKIDCFFQDPVFNTSDKAFLKNLGHTVVETPAGCEMIDQDTLFFGVHLYKPIYAMALGKHLPAIFVGTGWEVWDDLFATEGLERMEKMHKSYTKSEFPQESFDSAFSSTSIYWKSAGEPETVSEKGPKGEKEKEEKGEEEVSSKDESTTTS, encoded by the exons ATGCCCTCTCAAGACAAACCCGACACCCAAGAATGGACACACGTCACACGCAAATCTCGAAAATCCCGTCCAAAGAAAGTCTCCTCTCACACGCACATCAACTCTCTCCCCATAACACCCCGCACCGACAACCTCCGCTCCCCCTCAGACCTAGAGTCCGACTACCACCGCATCCGTGAGCGATGGGAGGCCGAACCGCCCTGTTCACGCCTCCGCGAGCTAGTCTCGGAAAAGACGTCTCACCTCAAGGCCGTGTCCCGGGCAGTGAACCTCGGAGTCGGGACGTTTGATCCTGTCGATGGCTCTTGGGAGGCCAAGAGGTCGGCGTTTGTGCAACTCGCCGCGTTCCTGATCATGGTGGAAGAACTAG AAAAGATAACAGGCCGAAAGATAGACTGCTTCTTTCAAGATCCCGTCTTCAATACCTCAGACAAAGCCTTCCTCAAAAACCTAGGTCACACAGTAGTCGAGACACCAGCAGGCTGCGAAATGATAGACCAAGACACCCTCTTCTTCGGAGTCCACCTCTACAAGCCCATCTACGCCATGGCACTAGGAAAACACCTGCCTGCCATCTTTGTCGGGACAGGCTGGGAAGTTTGGGACGA TTTGTTTGCGACGGAGGGTCTTGAGAGGATGGAAAAGATGCACAAATCTTATACCAAGAGTGAATTCCCCCAAGAGTCCTTTGACTCGGCCTTTTCGAGCACGAGTATCTACTGGAAGTCAGCTGGGGAGCCTGAGACGGTGTCTGAAAAGGGGCCTAAGGgggagaaagagaaggaggaaaagggagaggaagaggtatCCAGCAAAGATGAATCTACAACTACTTCATAA
- a CDS encoding Zn(2)-C6 fungal-type domain-containing protein — MEIQFSLPINTVRAATSVGTSTATGRSAHAAAARGGTHRFALETRTRHTRRSSTRARTGCSTCEKRHVKCDETKPSCLNCLKWRGYCDGYTENPPASSSSTSSTTTSALSEQSSRPTTAATYRSTSTVNSSSTVSSSSSLGSSTSLSSSSTSIATSDIKVTTGSTAVVRPRTPPILEEPAVNTVCFANSDQRAYFDEWSNLAINFLSGGLGNSRLWTITMPQLTLQEPTLRYAAMAVGALRKASNVEFEASSPNDDLMSDNKHYLNAIIYYCEALRLQSKARPSKEGLRTAMLSSLLFICFETQRGNMPAALKHVTHGFSMLNELAACSEKAPDLVSIAPAPPALVQEILDCYKPLELQSRSFMGSYRKFFFPPKPTAPVSSDSLASRSSSPGGPMSASSPPSQPGSPWTSSPTQQVPTGLPSPQSQGSPWSGSDQQTPPRAPQGPPQRPPGIAPFTKYSPYFKPRITSITNIEDMPPAFGSFEEARDYWSLLQRQMVGHVPMLTVVTAQLGLTKVKDMGELETKLSSVTRNPRISKFVEESRYWLQRWSQSFDPLLQSASNNRQNDMQPYLVAINLRVEFLILYIYTAMPRYTGIDKARELTPYYQEINTLAEILISCRPSCGFAMDSGWTWPLFVSSFGCRDDSVRGEAIRILGQYPIRNALRDSRVFRAIAIKNREVETMNSMEGNEHEQWLRLRRREIVFEDLGTNIIFRSAQKNPATGEWELVEEASAFLVRPDGLLDWHRQPVSDSASILSGVC; from the exons ATGGAGATCCAGTTCTCGCTTCCCATCAACACGGTTCGTGCCGCAACCTCCGTCGG GACGTCAACCGCAACAGGAAGGTCTGCGCATGCTGCTGCCGCGAGAGGCGGCACTCATCGTTTCGCCCTTGAAACCCGTACCCGGCATACCCGGCGCAGCTCGACCAGGGCGCGCACGGGATGCAGCACCTGTGA GAAACGGCACGTCAAGTGTGACGAGACTAAGCCCTCGTGCCTCAATTGCCTGAAATGGCGTGGCTATTGTGACGGTTACACCGAGAACCCTCCcgcttcatcatcttcaacctcTTCCACCACCACATCCGCTCTCTCCGAACAATCATCACGCCCGACAACCGCCGCAACCTACCGCTCCACTTCCACCGTCAACTCTAGCTCCACGGTTAGCTCCAGCAGTTCCCTGGGTTCCAGTACTTCgctcagctcctcctccacgagCATTGCTACGTCAGATATCAAAGTTACCACGGGCTCCACCGCCGTCGTTAGACCAAGGACACCGCCGATCCTCGAGGAACCCGCTGTCAACACCGTCTGCTTCGCCAATAGCGATCAACGCGCCTACTTTGACGAGTGGTCCAACCTCGCCATCAACTTCTTGAGTGGCGGCCTCGGGAATTCGCGACTATGGACGATTACAATGCCTCAACTTACACTACAAGAACCCACGTTGCGATATGCCGCCATGGCTGTTGGCGCCCTGCGCAAGGCCTCCAATGTCGAGTTTGAGGCTTCATCACCTAATGACGACCTCATGAGCGATAACAAACACTACCTCAATGCCATAATCTACTACTGCGAGGCCCTCCGCCTCCAGTCCAAGGCCCGACCATCGAAAGAAGGCCTCCGAACAGCCATGCTATCTTCGCTCCTCTTTATCTGCTTTGAGACGCAAAGGGGGAACATGCCAGCCGCCCTCAAGCATGTCACGCATGGCTTTAGTATGCTCAATGAGCTTGCTGCTTGCTCCGAAAAGGCACCCGACCTGGTCAGCATTGCTCCCGCGCCCCCTGCGCTGGTTCAGGAGATTCTGGATTGTTACAAGCCTCTGGAATTGCAATCACGTTCGTTCATGGGATCATATAGGAAGTTCTTCTTCCCCCCTAAACCAACTGCGCCCGTCTCCAGTGATTCTCTCGCAAGTCGAAGCTCCAGCCCTGGTGGGCCGATGTCTGCCTCCAGCCCACCCAGTCAGCCAGGTTCGCCATGGACGAGTTCCCCAACCCAACAAGTACCGACAGGCCTTCCCAGCCCCCAAAGTCAAGGAAGCCCATGGAGTGGTTCAGATCAACAGACACCTCCACGGGCGCCTCAGGGCCCTCCACAAAGACCGCCAGGGATTGCCCCCTTTACCAAGTATTCTCCGTACTTCAAGCCCCGAATTACGAGCATCACAAATATCGAGGACATGCCTCCGGCATTCGGCAGTTTTGAGGAAGCTCGTGACTATTGGAGTCTACTCCAGAGGCAAATGGTTGGACACGTCCCCATGCTTACAGTGGTAACGGCGCAGCTTGGCctcaccaaggtcaaggatatGGGGGAGCTCGAGACGAAGCTATCGAGCGTGACGAGAAATCCCAGGATCTCCAAGTTTGTTGAGGAATCACGGTATTGGCTGCAGAGGTGGTCACAGTCATTTGATCCCCTACTTCAATCTGCTTCCAACAACCGGCAGAACGACATGCAGCCATATTTGGTAGCCATCAACCTGCGTGTCGAGTTCCTGATCCTCTACATTTATACCGCCATGCCGCGGTATACTGGCATTGACAAGGCTCGCGAGCTTACACCGTATTACCAAGAGATCAACACATTGGCCGAGATATTGATCTCGTGCCGTCCCAGCTGCGGCTTCGCAATGGACTCGGGCTGGACCTGGCCGCTTTTTGTCTCGTCGTTCGGATGCCGGGATGATTCCGTTCGAGGCGAAGCGATCCGCATTCTGGGCCAATATCCCATCCGCAACGCCTTGCGCGATAGCCGAGTCTTCCGAGCGATTGCGATCAAAAACCGCGAGGTCGAGACGATGAACTCGATGGAAGGCAACGAACACGAACAGTGGCTGCGACTCAGGAGACGAGAGATTGTGTTTGAGGATCTGGGAACCAACATCATCTTCCGATCGGCTCAGAAGAACCCAGCCACCGGCGAATGggagcttgtcgaggaagCGTCAGCCTTCCTGGTCCGCCCCGACGGACTCCTTGACTGGCACAGACAACCCGTTTCGGACTCGGCCTCGATCCTCTCGGGCGTCTGCTAA